A single region of the Triticum dicoccoides isolate Atlit2015 ecotype Zavitan chromosome 2B, WEW_v2.0, whole genome shotgun sequence genome encodes:
- the LOC119364873 gene encoding BTB/POZ and MATH domain-containing protein 2-like — MAALQRPTERRASRCTPVTAPATLVFEIDGYSLHKGMGADKFIRSTAVSVGGYEWCIRYYPDGESNESQGHVSVYLQLLSKGAKVRALYDLRLVDHTTGLSSSVFSVLKSPMVFDSLSTSGTSYSWGLPYFKKKSELEKSDYLRDDRLVIECDLTVIKEPLVADTAITAEVQMPPSDLAEIFGKLLEAAEEADVAFEVEGEIFPAHKIVLAARSLVFKAELYGPMRGKCGQNITVEEMQPAVFKALLHFIYTDSLPSMDNLDDDEKKEMVRHLLVAADRYAMERMKMMCEDILCETLDVETVATTLALADQHNCSRLKDACAEFIMSSNRLDDVLASQGYVHLKKSCPAASVNILERLMKLLKF, encoded by the coding sequence ATGGCAGCACTGCAGAGGCCAACAGAAAGGAGGGCGTCGAGGTGCACCCCAGTGACGGCGCCGGCCACGCTCGTGTTCGAGATCGACGGGTACAGTCTGCATAAGGGCATGGGCGCCGACAAGTTCATCCGGTCCACCGCCGTCTCCGTTGGCGGGTACGAATGGTGCATCCGCTACTACCCAGACGGAGAGAGCAACGAAAGCCAGGGCCACGTCTCAGTCTACCTGCAGCTCCTGAGCAAGGGTGCCAAGGTAAGGGCGCTCTACGACTTGAGGCTGGTCGACCACACCACTGGGTTGTCGTCATCGGTTTTCTCAGTCTTGAAATCCCCAATGGTGTTCGATTCCCTCAGCACCAGTGGGACCAGTTATAGTTGGGGTCTTCCATATTTTAAGAAGAAGAGTGAGCTAGAGAAGTCGGATTACCTGCGGGATGACCGTCTTGTGATTGAGTGCGATCTAACTGTCATTAAGGAACCACTTGTTGCGGACACTGCGATAACAGCTGAGGTCCAGATGCCAccctcagacttggcagaaattttTGGAAAACTGCTAGAAGCGGCCGAGGAAGCAGATGTGGCATTCGAGGTTGAAGGTGAGATTTTTCCTGCACATAAGATTGTGCTCGCAGCACGGTCTCTAGTCTTCAAGGCAGAGCTGTATGGACCGATGAGAGGCAAGTGTGGACAGAACATCACCGTCGAAGAAATGCAGCCTGCTGTTTTCAAGGCATTGCTTCACTTTATCTACACAGATTCATTGCCTTCCATGGACAACCTTGATGATGATGAGAAAAAAGAAATGGTCAGGCACTTACTAGTGGCTGCAGATCGGTATGCAATGGAAAGGATGAAGATGATGTGTGAAGACATTCTTTGTGAAACTCTTGATGTTGAGACTGTGGCGACAACGTTGGCTCTAGCTGATCAGCATAACTGCAGCAGGCTAAAAGATGCTTGTGCTGAATTTATCATGTCTTCAAATAGATTGGATGATGTGTTGGCAAGCCAAGGGTATGTGCACCTGAAGAAATCATGCCCTGCTGCCTCAGTAAATATCTTGGAGAGACTTATGAAGCTTCTCAAATTTTAG